One Streptomyces sp. ML-6 genomic region harbors:
- a CDS encoding MDR family MFS transporter, which produces MTDLKKAADGKAAGADRPEGEPGAPQRSVRVVMLALMITMLLAMLDNLIVGTAMPTIVGDLGGLEHLSWVVTAYTLATAAATPIWGKLGDLYGRKGIFLTSIVIFLIGSVLSGMAQDMGQLIGFRAVQGLGAGGLMVGVMAIIGDLVPPRERGKYQGMMAGVMAIAMIGGPLVGGTITDHLGWRWSFYINLPLGAVALAMVTAVLHLPKRERTEVKVDYLGAALLTIGITAIVLVTTWGGSEYDWNSAVIMELIAIGVASLVGFLFVETKAAEPIMPLHIFHNRNFTLMSVLGFISGFVMFGAVLFLPLYQQSVQGASATNSGLLLLPMLLAMMVVSLVAGRITTNTGKYKVFPVAGSALMVAGLFLLSRMDVGTTRLTSGVYMAVLGAGMGFLMQITMLVAQNSVEMRDMGVASSATTLFRTLGSSFGVAIMGALFTGRVQDEMVARGGGAATQQSAQLDADSLAKLPEAVREAYQFAVSSGTHIAFLVAASVGVIALVASVFVKEVPLRGAGPEAKSPADVPPAGARQAESV; this is translated from the coding sequence ATGACCGATCTGAAGAAGGCGGCCGACGGGAAGGCGGCAGGCGCCGACCGTCCGGAGGGGGAGCCCGGGGCGCCGCAACGCAGCGTCCGGGTGGTGATGCTCGCCCTGATGATCACGATGCTGCTCGCCATGCTGGACAACCTGATCGTCGGCACGGCCATGCCGACCATCGTCGGCGACCTCGGCGGTCTGGAGCACTTGTCCTGGGTCGTCACCGCGTACACCCTGGCCACCGCCGCCGCCACCCCGATCTGGGGCAAGCTCGGCGACCTGTACGGACGCAAGGGCATCTTCCTCACGTCCATAGTGATCTTCCTGATCGGCTCGGTGCTGAGCGGGATGGCCCAGGACATGGGCCAGCTGATCGGCTTCCGGGCGGTCCAGGGGCTCGGCGCGGGCGGCCTGATGGTCGGCGTCATGGCGATCATCGGCGACCTCGTGCCGCCCCGTGAGCGCGGCAAGTACCAGGGCATGATGGCCGGCGTCATGGCCATCGCCATGATCGGCGGACCGCTGGTCGGCGGCACCATCACCGACCACCTCGGCTGGCGCTGGAGCTTCTACATCAACCTTCCGCTGGGCGCGGTCGCCCTCGCCATGGTCACCGCCGTGCTGCACCTGCCGAAGCGGGAGCGCACCGAGGTCAAGGTCGACTACCTCGGCGCGGCGCTGCTGACCATCGGCATCACCGCGATCGTACTGGTCACCACCTGGGGCGGTTCGGAGTACGACTGGAACTCCGCCGTGATCATGGAGCTCATCGCGATCGGCGTCGCCTCGCTCGTCGGCTTCCTCTTCGTCGAGACGAAGGCGGCCGAACCGATCATGCCGCTGCACATCTTCCACAACCGCAACTTCACCCTGATGTCCGTCCTCGGCTTCATCTCGGGGTTCGTGATGTTCGGCGCGGTGCTCTTCCTGCCCCTGTACCAGCAGTCCGTCCAGGGCGCGTCGGCGACCAACTCGGGCCTGCTGCTCCTGCCGATGCTGCTGGCGATGATGGTCGTCTCGCTGGTCGCGGGGCGGATCACCACCAACACCGGCAAGTACAAGGTCTTCCCCGTCGCGGGCTCCGCCCTGATGGTGGCCGGCCTGTTCCTGCTCTCGCGGATGGACGTCGGGACCACGCGGCTCACCTCCGGCGTCTACATGGCGGTGCTCGGCGCGGGCATGGGCTTCCTGATGCAGATCACGATGCTCGTCGCGCAGAACAGCGTGGAGATGCGGGACATGGGCGTCGCCTCCTCCGCGACCACCCTCTTCCGCACGCTCGGCAGCTCCTTCGGCGTCGCGATCATGGGCGCGCTGTTCACCGGCCGGGTGCAGGACGAGATGGTGGCCCGCGGCGGCGGTGCGGCCACCCAGCAGTCCGCGCAGCTGGACGCGGACAGCCTGGCGAAGCTGCCGGAGGCGGTGCGCGAGGCCTACCAGTTCGCGGTCTCGTCCGGGACCCACATCGCGTTCCTGGTGGCCGCCTCGGTCGGTGTGATCGCGCTGGTCGCCTCGGTCTTCGTCAAGGAGGTGCCGCTGCGCGGGGCGGGCCCGGAGGCCAAGTCGCCGGCGGACGTCCCGCCCGCCGGGGCCAGGCAGGCCGAGTCCGTCTGA
- a CDS encoding TetR/AcrR family transcriptional regulator, producing MGSTPQPRRGNTRQRIQDVALELFAEQGYEKTSLREISERLDVTKAALYYHFKTKEDILISIFEDLDRPLRELIAWGKEQPRTLETKKEILQRYSETLKGAAPLFQFVQENQASVRELSIGRTVKKRVLDLAELFVDPGASLADQMRCFTALLAMHSGMFALKDVEGSAEEKRAAVREVAFELITRAHSPEAGAGE from the coding sequence ATGGGCAGCACGCCGCAGCCGCGCCGTGGCAACACGCGTCAGCGCATTCAGGACGTTGCCCTGGAACTCTTCGCCGAACAGGGCTACGAGAAGACCTCGCTCCGGGAGATCTCCGAGCGGCTGGATGTGACGAAGGCCGCACTGTATTACCACTTCAAGACCAAGGAAGACATCCTGATCAGCATCTTCGAGGACCTCGACCGTCCGCTCAGGGAGCTGATCGCCTGGGGCAAGGAGCAGCCCCGCACCCTGGAGACGAAGAAGGAGATCCTCCAGCGCTACAGCGAGACGCTGAAGGGCGCCGCCCCGCTCTTCCAGTTCGTGCAGGAGAACCAGGCGTCCGTGCGGGAGCTGAGCATCGGCCGGACCGTCAAGAAGCGCGTCCTGGACCTGGCCGAGCTGTTCGTGGACCCCGGCGCGTCACTGGCCGACCAGATGCGCTGCTTCACCGCGCTGCTGGCGATGCACTCCGGCATGTTCGCCCTCAAGGACGTCGAGGGCAGCGCCGAGGAGAAGCGCGCGGCCGTCCGCGAAGTCGCCTTCGAGCTGATCACCCGGGCGCACTCCCCGGAAGCGGGGGCCGGGGAGTAG